CTTCCATATCGGTTTTTGCCTTGGTTTCCACCATAAAAATCACGTTATCCGTTTCAGCGACAAAATCCGGCACGTATTCCGGCTGTTCTGTCCCCAGCTTGTAGTAAATCTGGAATTGCCCTTTGGCGGGCTTGAACCATTTTTGCGCGTCACGCTCCAGCAGCACCGCAAAACGGCGTTCCGTGTCGGAATCAAACTTCTGTAAAGGGTACAAACATTTCTCAAAGCCACCAAACAGCATTTGCTTGATCTTGCCAGTTTCCGTCACGGTTTCGCGGTAGGAGCGCGGCGGCTGGTTAGCGTTGGCGGTGAAGTTGCAGGATTTTAGTGGGGTAAAACCACGGCTGACTTGCACCTCGTAACCGCTGGCTTTTTCCCAAAAATGTTTGAGCATTTGCGCATGGATTTCGCGGGCAATCAGTTTGCGGTCTTTGTTCAGTACATTATGCGCCTCGTCTTCGGACAGGTAAGAACGCAAGTGCTGCACCATCTGTCCTGCAAGGTCGTAGAGAATTTCTTTCTGGCTGAAGTAATCAATGTCGTCGTGATCCAGCAGGGCGAATACGATGTAATCTTCCAGCCGTTCTTCCTGTTTGCCAGCGGCGGCTTTGAGATGGAATTGTTCGTGGGTGCGTAGCATCTGCCCGACCAGTTCGCGGTCGCCCGGTTGCAGGTGCAAGCCGCTCACATCCAGTTTGAAGGGGTGGAAGCCGGTTTCAACTTCGCCGGTTGGGTTGACCAGTATACGCGGGATGTCGATGGTTTGTTGCACCATGACGGTGGTGGTTTTGGCAACGATGGCGGCGAGGTCGGCGGCATAGTCAGCGGTGAAGAGTGCGCCTTGTTGGGGGGTCATGCGTTCGCGGACTGCGGCGGCGATGGCTTGTTGCACGTCTGCTTTGAGCAGGGCATTGCTGGTGGGGACGAAATCGCGTTTGGCGGCGTAGTTGGCAGCGACTTCGGCGACGACACGGGCGGTTGTACGTTCGGCTTCGGTTTTGAACAGGGGTTCATGGGTTGGAATGGTAGCGGCATTTTCAGCCAGCCGCTGGATTTTAAAATAGTTGGTATCGTCAATAATAACACCAACATTGGACGGAATTTCGATGCTGATCTTTTTGTCGTCGGGCGTGGGAGCATCCAGAATGATGCGCTGGAGACGGATCGGCGAGTCGCCTTTGTTGGCTTCGTCGATGATTTCCTGAAAGCGGTCGTGGGCGACGATATTGAGGCGGTCTACGGCATCATTGCCCGTGCGTTTGCCGTAGGGCAGGCGCAAGCCGCGCCCGATGGATTGCTCAATCAGGGTGCGGGCGTTGGCGGCACGCAAGGGCACGATGGTGTAGAGGTTGGTCACGTCCCAGCCTTCTTTGAGCATATTGACGTGGATAACGATTTCGGTAGGTTCGTTGACACTTTCCACTGCCAGCAGGCGGGTGATCATTTCCTCTTCTTCCGCGCCGGATTTGCTGCTATCCACCTGAATCGCTTTGCCTTGGTAACGCCCCTCGAACAGGGTTTGTACTGTTGTGAGCAATTGCGCGGCGTGGGTGGTATCGCGGGCGATGACCAGCATGAACGGTTTGACGATGGCAACGCCGTTTTCGCGGGCGTAAGTGATCAGCTCCACCTTGGTGATTTCGTGCAGGCGGATGCCGTCTTCCAGCTTGATGCGCTCAATGTCTTCGGGGTTGTGGTCAGCGGCATTGAATCCGCGCTGGGTGACAACAGCGGGTTCTTTCACAAAGCCGTCTGCCATTGCCCGCGCTAAGGGGTAATCCATCACAACATTTTTGAACGGCACGGGGCCACGGCTGGTTTCCACGAAGGGGGTGGCGGTGAGTTCCAGCCCAAACAGCGGTTTGAGTTCGTTGATGGAACGCACTCCGGCACTGGCACGGTAGCGGTGGGATTCATCCATCAGCAGCACGAGGTCGGGCAGCGTTGCCAGATAGTTGAAATAGCTGTCGCCCAGCACTTCTTTCATGCGCTTGATGCGCGGTTCTTTGCCACCGCGCACTTCCGAGTTGATCTTGGCAATGTTGAAAATATTGATGGTAACGGGTGACAGCAGGCTGCTTTGCACTTGTGCGGCGCGGTAGTCGTAGTTTTCGCCCGTGATGATTTCCGGCGGCTGGAACACGAAATGGTGGATGCCCTTGAACACGTATTTGGGCGTATTCGGGGTGAAATCGGCAATCAGCTTGTTGTAAATCGTGAGGTTCGGCGCAAGCACGAAGAAGTTATTGATGCCGTAAGCCTGATGCAAATAGGTGATGAACGCGCCCATCAAGCGGGTTTTGCCGACACCTGTTGCCAGCGCGAAACACAGTGAGGGGAATTCGCGCTCGAAATCTGCCAGCGTAGGGAACTGCGCTTGCAGGCTTGCCAGAATGCCGTTGAGGTCACGTTCGCCCGTTTGGTTCATGGCGGGGGCAGTTTCCAGCGCGGTTGCCAGCTTTTGCAGCGATTCGGCTTGCGGTGGGCGCAAGGAGAGGCTGGTATTGATCTCGTGTAGGGTTTGTTGGCGTGTCATGGTGTTTCCCCTTCCCCAAATAAGCTGGCTTGTGTGCCGCTGGTATTGTCTTGTTGTGGGTCGGATTTTAATCCGACTTGTCGGGCTGAAGCCCGACCTACAGGCGTGGGTTCATCCACGGGTTGCGCCATCGGCAGGTTGGCGACGTTGAGGCTGTAGTCGTCCTTGCCCCATTCGCACAGGTTGAGGATGCTGTTGGGGATTTTTTTCAGGGTGAGGTTAGGCCAACGGCGGCTGGCTTCTTCGCCGCTGGTGCCGCGCCATGCAGCGGCGATGATCAACAGGGAACGGTGTTCGCCGACTTCTTCCGCGAGTGCTTGCAGTTGCTCGAAGGACAGGTTTTGGGTGGTGGCGTAGAGGAAACTGCGTTCGGTGGCGTAGCCTTGTTGCCAGAACACGGTTTCGGAGGGGGCGTAGGTGTAGCCGTGCTGTTTGCACAGGGCTTCGCTCATCATCGCGGCGTTGTAGTCGGGGTTGATGGTGAAATTGCCCCAGCGGTCGCGCTCCAGCAGGGAGGGGGCGAGTTTGTAATAGCGGAATCCGCCGCCGCCCGCCCAGTCCATTGCTTTGCTGATGCCGCCTTGGTCGCTGCCGTCGATGACTTTTTGCAGGCGGGGGATGATGTGGGTGTGGCAATGGTCGCCCAGTTCCACCATGATCCACTTGCGCCCCATTTTGTGCGCTACCGCGCCGGTCGTGCCACTCCCCGCAAACGAATCCAGCACCCAATCCCCCGGATTCGTCGCAATTTCTAAAATTTGTCCTAAGAGTCTTTCTGGTTTTGGCGTTCCAAAAAGGTCATTAACATTTGTATCTGGAAACAAATTTTTCAACTCATATTTTGCTTGTCTATTATGCCCAGTTTTTTCAAGTTCCGCCCAAAGTGTTGATGGAGGAAGCCCCTTCATATCTAGCAAGTAAGTTCTTCTTCTAATATTGCTTTCATCGGCTGTAAAACGAATTTCTCCTGATAATATTTTTTCTGCAATTGTTTCCCTTGACCAACGCCATCCATTTTTAGGTGGTTTAATTGTTTTTCCACTAGGCGAAACCAAATCAAAAGTTAAATTAGGTCTAGGCTTCGGTGAGTTTAATGGATTGCCATCAAAATATGCCCCACGAGGATCATTATCAGGATTTTTAAAATGGCTACGCTTAGTGTCATCAAATATCTTATTTGGGGACCATTCTTCTTTTTTTGAATACACTAGGATGTAGTTGTGATCTGTTGAGAACTGCTTGGAGTCATTGTTGCTGTTATCAGTTGACCTCCAAATGATTGATGCGACAAAGTTTTGGCGACCGAAGAGTTCGTCGCAGAGGACTTTGAGGTAGTGGCATTCGTTGTCGTCGATGGTAATCCACAGCGAGCCGTCGTCGGAAAGTAGGCGGCGGATGATTTCGAGGCGGTCACGCATTAGCCCCAGCCAGATGGAATGTTCCAGCCCGTCATCGTAATGCGTAAACGCGCTGCCGGTATTGTACGGTGGGTCGATAAACACGCATTTGATCTTGCCGGTGAACTCGGCTTCCAAAGCGCGTAAGGCCAGCAGGTTATCCCCGAAAATCAGGCGGTTGTCGAACTGGTCGTGGTCGGTCACGCGGGCGGCAGCGTGGTGGGATTTGGTGGGGTCTTCCAGCAGGATGCGCGGTTCGAGTTTGGGGCGGTGGGATTTGCCGATCCAAGTGAGTTCGAGTTTGGGTTGGGTCATGGGAGTCTCAAGTTTGGAATCATTCGTGATCGCTATTTGTGCCACCACCTAATAAACCACCTGCATCCCGTTGGTCAAGCTCCATTTTGGGAGTGGACTGCTTGACCCGCTTTTCAACATCTTTAATGTGTTCCGCTGGCGGGATGTGTTCTGGTGGTGTGCCACCGATACGCTTGATAGCTTCGCGGACTTCTTTGCCAACCTGCTCGTGGGTTTTGATGGCGTGTTGCTGGTTGTTGATAGCATCACGGGCGAGCTTGTCACGGGTTTGTGTCATACGGAACTGGTTAGCGGCAAGTTCAGTGGCGTTCATTCGATCCATCAATTGATGCTTGTCGGGAATTTTCTTGTATGCCTGAATATCGGCTTTCCCCATACCACCATACAGACCTTTGTAGCCCGCATCATGAAACACGCCGAACATGCGATTTTGCACACCTGCCTGTTGCGCAGCACCGGAAAGGGCCTTGAATTCTTCCGCTGTTTGCTTACGCAGTTCCAACCGCTCAAGATCAGCCGCGAGCTGTTCACTGAGTTCCTGCTTGCGTGTCTGGATGGCGAAATATCGTTGGGCGTAGGCAATCTCTGACTTCTGCGGGTTGCCATTTTGAGCAATAAGGTAGCAGGCAAAGCGGGAGAGGTGGTAATCATCGACTTCGCGCACGCCACCTTTGCCAAGCTCTATCATTTTGCCAACGTCGGCAAAATGATGCTCGGATGGGTTTCCTGATTCTTTACAAGAAGTTATTGCACGTTTGATAACATCTTCAAAGCGTCGCCACTGACTGTAACCCAACAGGTTTTGCAGGTCACGGGCACTCCAGTATTCAGCACCGTGTTCGTTGGTTTGTTTGATGTCTTCAAAAGATTGGGCAACGGCGGTAGGTAGATTTTTTGGCATGGCATTTCTCGAATGTGATAGCAAGCAATTGATAATAAATCAGAAACTCCAGCCCTGATGCTGCATAAACGTTTCCAGATTGATGCAGGGAATCTTGAAGTGTTCACAAACATTCGGGATTTTCGCCGCATTGGGTTTGAGTTGTTCTTCGGTCACAACCGTACCCCCTTGAATTTTTGCACAGGCAATCACAAACGGGTCAGCAACAGGTGTGCCCTTGAGCCGCTGTTGCTCCCCAATCAACATATGGAAATGTTGGATTGTAAAAATCTCTGCCACAAATTGAAGCTCGGCAGCCGTGGGCATGGTGAAGATTTCTTTATGATTTTTAAACCATTCATTGGTGTACTGGTCGCTGTTGCCCCGCTCCATTTCTTTCCAGACTTCGCGGGTAGAAATCAATTCACCACGCTGGATCAGGTCTTCCAAGCCCTGCCAGACAGATTTGAATACACCGGGGTAGAAATGTTTGAGTTTGCTGAGTGAACTGGTATCAAACACATAGATCATGCAGCCGCCCCTTTCAGGACAAGCTGTTCAAACCCGGCAAAATTCTTCGGCTTGATACCCAAAAGGTCAGAAGCCTGTTCCATACTGATTTGCTGGCGATAATGGCGGCTGAAAACCTCTTGCATAAAGCGTTTGCTGATATAAGCCCCTTGGGTACTGAACCAATCGCCACCGCTACCTTTTTTCTGCTGGTTATTCCATTGTTTAGCCAACTGTTCATAGCGGTGTTGGCTGACACGGTTCTGATCCAGAAAACGGCGCAACACGGCTTCGCGGCTGACACCGTAGCGTTTCGCCAAACCTGCAAAATAATGCTCCTCAACCCTGTCCAGATCATGCGACCAACCTTGGATTTGTTGCTCAAAGTCAGCGGAGGGAATCAGCACTTCCGCAGCAATAGCATTACAGAACTGTTCAATGCGTTTTTCCGACGGCGGCAGTTGCTCAAGGTAAGATTTGTCGAATTTGCTGATGCCATTCTTTTTCAGCAACAAGTGGGCAAACTCATGCAGCAGGCTGAATATTTGCCGGGTTTTGGTGGTGCTATTATTCAGGTAAATCAACGGAAACTCCCGATCCTGCAAACAAAAACCAGAGATTTCCTTCTGTTTGAAACTGTCCTTGAACACAAAAATCCCGGCATTTTCGATAACTTGCCGCCATTGCTTGAGAGCGGAATCCTCGTCTTTCCAGCCAACCTGGGTATCCACGCTAATGCCCAACGCATTGCGGATGGCTTGTGCCTGCGCACTGACCGGCGCATCCAGTTTGAGGATGACATGCCGCCAGATGAGTTCTTCGACAGGATTACGGTTGTCGAACAGTTCTTTCAATGCCAACTGGTAGGCATGAGCGCGGCGGATGCGCAAATGGGTATCAGGCAACAGGGTTTGCAGGTCAGCAGCAGGTAAGCTTCTGAATTCACGCTCAGGTGCGGCTTCTTCCGGTGGAAATGGCAGAAAAAACACGGCTAGAGGGCGTTTATAAATGTCATATGCCAGCTTTTCCAGTTGGGGGTAAGTTGGCGCACTGGAGCCAGCCTCCCAAGCCTCAACTTCATCAATCGGGCGTTTCAAACGTGCCGCAACATCCTCGACAGACATACCGAGGCTTTGCCGTGCCCACTTCATGAGCGCGGGCTGTACGCCTGCAACAGCTTCGGTTTTCATGACATTATTCCTTCCTAATCTTAACCATACCTATTACTAAGAGTAGTTTGGTTCGGTTTTTGTTTCATTATGAAATTTTAACCATTAACAGGTAGGCTACACCAACTCCCACGCAATCGTAAATAACACCTGTTCTTCCACCCGCTGCTGCAAGCGGTCTTCCAGTTCTGTGATCAATTCATTACGCTGTTCGTCGATGTCATCTTGCCGCCGGAACAACTCACGGCGGGACTTGCTACGTTTGGTTTCCAGTTCGCGCTGGCGTTTCTGCCAATGCAGCTTTTCATCCAGTGTAGGCGCAATCGCAGCGGTACGGCGCACTTCCTTGATTTCGCGGTCAATATCCTTGATTTCCTGCTCCAGCCCCAGCTTGAGGTCATCCGCCCAGCCATCGAGCTTTTGCACTTCCTGATCGAAATAGCTCAGGTTGCGGTCGTTGATTTCACGCAATAAGGCATTTTTACGTTGTTCAAGGTCGTGTTGCAGCAATGGACTGTCAGGTAAATCTATCGGTGTCGCCATAACCATTGCCGGGATGCGTAACAGTTTGTCGGGGTCATCCAGTTCCAATATATTGCCATTACGGTCAATCGCCGCCACCAGCAAATGTTGTTCTTCCTGTGCCAGTGCGGAAACCGTCAATAACCGCACTTGCAAAATGCCACTCGTACCACGGAAGTTTTCCAGTGTTGCCAGCCTTGCCCCATACGCTGCGTAATCAAAACGCAAACGGGCAGGTGGCAAATGGATTTTTTTGGCTTGAGCCAGCAACCATTCCGCCAGTGGATGCCCCAAACGGTAGAGGTGCGCCTCCCCGGAACGGCGTGGCAATTCATAACGTCCGAGTGGCACTTGTCCTTGTAAGGCCGAGGTAGGCAGGCTTTGCAGGTTGAAACCGTTGTCACCACTGAATTCAGCGTGGGTAGCGAGTGCGGTACTGGTAAAATCCATCAGCATCCGCTCGTAACGGCTGAGGATGGTCTGACTGTCATCCGCGTGTTTCTTCAGTTTGGCGTGGACTTCTTCATCAAAGTTTTCGAGCAACAACTGGCGGGTTTGTGTCATCGCTTCCGAGATTTCACCTGCCAATTCTTGTTGGAGTGCGGCAAAGCTGCTGCGAATTTCTTCCGGTTTGCGGCACGTTTGGTAGATACGGGCAATGCGGCGTTCAAAGTCTATACCCGAACCAATTGCGCCCAACACTTCATCACTAGCACCGAAAACACCTTCAAAAAGCTGGAATTTCTGCGCCAACAATTCATACACACGCTTATCGGCCTCATTGCTCAAATCGACAAAGTTGACCACCACGACATCGTGTTTTTGCCCGTAACGGTGGCAACGCCCAATGCGCTGCTCAATGCGTTGGGGATTCCACGGCAAATCGTAATTGATCACCAGTGAACAGAACTGAAGGTTGATACCCTCCGCCCCCGCTTCGGTGGCAATCATCACGCTGCCCTCTTCGCGGAAGTAATCAACCAGCGCGGCACGGGTATCTGCCGTTTTCGAGCCGCTAACCTTATCCGTACCGGCATGACGTTGCGTCCATGCCTTATGGATTTGCTGGGCTTGGGTGTCGCTGTTCGTACCATTGAACAACACCAAGCCTGCACCGTAAGAGGTGTCCCGTAACAGGTTTTGCAGGTAGCTTTGGGTGCGTTTGGATTCGGTAAAAATGATGGCTTTTTTTGCCGCACCCAAGCGTTCCAGTTCCTTGAATGCCTTACCCAGTGCCAACAACAGGGCTTGTCCCTTGCTGTTGTCACGAATCTGATCGGCTTTTTCCTTGAACAGGCGTAGTTCTCCCATTTCTTGCTGGATAGCTTCGCGGACGTTGAGTGGCTTGTCGTTTATCTGGTCTTCGTCATCCCATTCCTCGGCGGTTTCATCCAGTGCCTCATAGTCGTCATCCAATAGCGTTGAATCCAGCTTGTCCGGGTCATCCAGTGTGGCTTGCAAACGGTTTGCCATCGTTTCCAATGCGCCCGCAATCGCATGGGTAGACGAGGCCAACAGTTTCCACAACACCAGTGAAATCAGTTGGCGTTGACCATCAGGCAAGGCTTGCAACTTGGGGCGGCGCAAATACTCGGCAACCAAATTGGAAAAATCCCGCTCATCCTGTGTCGGCGTGAACTCTTCCAGAATCGGAATGCGTTTGGTGTAAGGAACGTATTGCTGGACTTGTCGCCGTAGGGTGCGTTTACAAAACGGGCTGATACGGTTACGCAGGTTTTGCAGCGTCGTTTCGCGGTTGGCTTGTCCAAACTGAGTACGGAAACTCTCCAAATCACCAAACACCCGATCATCAATCAGGCTGACCAGCCCATACAGTTCCAGCAAGGAATTTTGCAACGGAGTGGCGGTCAGCAGGATTTTGGAATGGACATGCGCCAATGTTTCCTTGAGGGTGCGGGCAATGACATTCCCGGTTTTGTAAACGTTGCGCAGGCGGTGCGCTTCATCCATCACCACCAAATCCCAATCTACCGCTTTTACGTCTTTAGCCTTGCTTTTGGCAAATTGGTAAGAGCCGATAATGATGTGGTCAGTATTATCAAACGGATGCCGAGTACCCGCCTTTTGCAAGGTGTTGTAGTTTTTGCTTTCCAACAGCAAGCAAGGCAAGCCGAATTTATCCTGTAACTCCTGATGCCATTGTTTGCGTAGGTTGGCGGGGACGATGATTAATATCCGGCGTTTGCGTTCTGCCCAGCGTTGCGCAATGACTAGTCCCGCTTCGATGGTTTTTCCCAAACCGACTTCATCCGCGAGGATCACGCCTTTGGATAAAGGGTTTTCGTAGGCAAACAAGGCAGCTTCAACCTGATGCGGGTTGAGGTCGATTTGGGCGTTCACCAAGGTCGGGGCAAGGGATTCTAGGGAGTTGCTGGCGGCATGGCGCGTGAGTTGCCATGCGTAGTATTGGGATTGGTGAGGAGTCAGTCGCATGATAGCTCGGCTTTAGATGTCAGGCGTAGAGTATAGCTGAGGATTTGTCTATCTTCACTTCATGATGTTTCGGCAGTCGGCAACGCTTGTGCATAAATGGTTAGGCACAGTTCCAGATCACTGATCGACTCGTATTTCGGCAATTTACCAGACAATCTCTCACTTTCCCGCAACAGCATTTCCACGCCGAAACCGCGCCTATCCATCAGGTAGCTTTTGCCCAAACCGACTTCATCAACCGGGTAATAACGCGAAAACAGGCTGGCGAGAATTTCGTTACGCGGCACAGACAAACGGCTCATCGACTCCAAAGACAAGGTGTTAGGCAATGCGCCCGGTGAATGGATTTCCAGCCTGTCCGCGAACATAAACAAGCGGATACGTTGCGCGTGCAGGGAATAATCCCGATGTGCGACAGCGTTCACAATCGCCTCAAACACTGCGCCCAAATGGTATTGCGGGTAATCCACACGCCCCAAAGGTTTACGTGCCGCCGTGGTCATGTTACGACGCACAAAGTGGAAAGCATCCAGTATTTGCCTATCCAATGGCCCCCGAATCTCCTGCGCATCCAGTTGCTCATTCGGATCATTCCGCAAGCCGCTATGGGCGACGGCAAGAATTTCAGCATTACGTAACCATTTGGTTGGATCTAACGTACAGAGCAAGACCCCCGCAATGGTGGGCAGGACTTCACTCTCACGATTGTCA
The DNA window shown above is from Candidatus Thiothrix sulfatifontis and carries:
- a CDS encoding DEAD/DEAH box helicase family protein; this translates as MTRQQTLHEINTSLSLRPPQAESLQKLATALETAPAMNQTGERDLNGILASLQAQFPTLADFEREFPSLCFALATGVGKTRLMGAFITYLHQAYGINNFFVLAPNLTIYNKLIADFTPNTPKYVFKGIHHFVFQPPEIITGENYDYRAAQVQSSLLSPVTINIFNIAKINSEVRGGKEPRIKRMKEVLGDSYFNYLATLPDLVLLMDESHRYRASAGVRSINELKPLFGLELTATPFVETSRGPVPFKNVVMDYPLARAMADGFVKEPAVVTQRGFNAADHNPEDIERIKLEDGIRLHEITKVELITYARENGVAIVKPFMLVIARDTTHAAQLLTTVQTLFEGRYQGKAIQVDSSKSGAEEEEMITRLLAVESVNEPTEIVIHVNMLKEGWDVTNLYTIVPLRAANARTLIEQSIGRGLRLPYGKRTGNDAVDRLNIVAHDRFQEIIDEANKGDSPIRLQRIILDAPTPDDKKISIEIPSNVGVIIDDTNYFKIQRLAENAATIPTHEPLFKTEAERTTARVVAEVAANYAAKRDFVPTSNALLKADVQQAIAAAVRERMTPQQGALFTADYAADLAAIVAKTTTVMVQQTIDIPRILVNPTGEVETGFHPFKLDVSGLHLQPGDRELVGQMLRTHEQFHLKAAAGKQEERLEDYIVFALLDHDDIDYFSQKEILYDLAGQMVQHLRSYLSEDEAHNVLNKDRKLIAREIHAQMLKHFWEKASGYEVQVSRGFTPLKSCNFTANANQPPRSYRETVTETGKIKQMLFGGFEKCLYPLQKFDSDTERRFAVLLERDAQKWFKPAKGQFQIYYKLGTEQPEYVPDFVAETDNVIFMVETKAKTDMEAPDVQAKADAARRWCSHASDYAREQGTKPWRYLLIPHDEVREDRQLTDFRRFQ
- a CDS encoding site-specific DNA-methyltransferase, which codes for MTQPKLELTWIGKSHRPKLEPRILLEDPTKSHHAAARVTDHDQFDNRLIFGDNLLALRALEAEFTGKIKCVFIDPPYNTGSAFTHYDDGLEHSIWLGLMRDRLEIIRRLLSDDGSLWITIDDNECHYLKVLCDELFGRQNFVASIIWRSTDNSNNDSKQFSTDHNYILVYSKKEEWSPNKIFDDTKRSHFKNPDNDPRGAYFDGNPLNSPKPRPNLTFDLVSPSGKTIKPPKNGWRWSRETIAEKILSGEIRFTADESNIRRRTYLLDMKGLPPSTLWAELEKTGHNRQAKYELKNLFPDTNVNDLFGTPKPERLLGQILEIATNPGDWVLDSFAGSGTTGAVAHKMGRKWIMVELGDHCHTHIIPRLQKVIDGSDQGGISKAMDWAGGGGFRYYKLAPSLLERDRWGNFTINPDYNAAMMSEALCKQHGYTYAPSETVFWQQGYATERSFLYATTQNLSFEQLQALAEEVGEHRSLLIIAAAWRGTSGEEASRRWPNLTLKKIPNSILNLCEWGKDDYSLNVANLPMAQPVDEPTPVGRASARQVGLKSDPQQDNTSGTQASLFGEGETP
- the dinD gene encoding DNA damage-inducible protein D, which translates into the protein MPKNLPTAVAQSFEDIKQTNEHGAEYWSARDLQNLLGYSQWRRFEDVIKRAITSCKESGNPSEHHFADVGKMIELGKGGVREVDDYHLSRFACYLIAQNGNPQKSEIAYAQRYFAIQTRKQELSEQLAADLERLELRKQTAEEFKALSGAAQQAGVQNRMFGVFHDAGYKGLYGGMGKADIQAYKKIPDKHQLMDRMNATELAANQFRMTQTRDKLARDAINNQQHAIKTHEQVGKEVREAIKRIGGTPPEHIPPAEHIKDVEKRVKQSTPKMELDQRDAGGLLGGGTNSDHE
- a CDS encoding DUF4411 family protein, with product MIYVFDTSSLSKLKHFYPGVFKSVWQGLEDLIQRGELISTREVWKEMERGNSDQYTNEWFKNHKEIFTMPTAAELQFVAEIFTIQHFHMLIGEQQRLKGTPVADPFVIACAKIQGGTVVTEEQLKPNAAKIPNVCEHFKIPCINLETFMQHQGWSF
- a CDS encoding ImmA/IrrE family metallo-endopeptidase → MKTEAVAGVQPALMKWARQSLGMSVEDVAARLKRPIDEVEAWEAGSSAPTYPQLEKLAYDIYKRPLAVFFLPFPPEEAAPEREFRSLPAADLQTLLPDTHLRIRRAHAYQLALKELFDNRNPVEELIWRHVILKLDAPVSAQAQAIRNALGISVDTQVGWKDEDSALKQWRQVIENAGIFVFKDSFKQKEISGFCLQDREFPLIYLNNSTTKTRQIFSLLHEFAHLLLKKNGISKFDKSYLEQLPPSEKRIEQFCNAIAAEVLIPSADFEQQIQGWSHDLDRVEEHYFAGLAKRYGVSREAVLRRFLDQNRVSQHRYEQLAKQWNNQQKKGSGGDWFSTQGAYISKRFMQEVFSRHYRQQISMEQASDLLGIKPKNFAGFEQLVLKGAAA
- a CDS encoding DEAD/DEAH box helicase; the encoded protein is MRLTPHQSQYYAWQLTRHAASNSLESLAPTLVNAQIDLNPHQVEAALFAYENPLSKGVILADEVGLGKTIEAGLVIAQRWAERKRRILIIVPANLRKQWHQELQDKFGLPCLLLESKNYNTLQKAGTRHPFDNTDHIIIGSYQFAKSKAKDVKAVDWDLVVMDEAHRLRNVYKTGNVIARTLKETLAHVHSKILLTATPLQNSLLELYGLVSLIDDRVFGDLESFRTQFGQANRETTLQNLRNRISPFCKRTLRRQVQQYVPYTKRIPILEEFTPTQDERDFSNLVAEYLRRPKLQALPDGQRQLISLVLWKLLASSTHAIAGALETMANRLQATLDDPDKLDSTLLDDDYEALDETAEEWDDEDQINDKPLNVREAIQQEMGELRLFKEKADQIRDNSKGQALLLALGKAFKELERLGAAKKAIIFTESKRTQSYLQNLLRDTSYGAGLVLFNGTNSDTQAQQIHKAWTQRHAGTDKVSGSKTADTRAALVDYFREEGSVMIATEAGAEGINLQFCSLVINYDLPWNPQRIEQRIGRCHRYGQKHDVVVVNFVDLSNEADKRVYELLAQKFQLFEGVFGASDEVLGAIGSGIDFERRIARIYQTCRKPEEIRSSFAALQQELAGEISEAMTQTRQLLLENFDEEVHAKLKKHADDSQTILSRYERMLMDFTSTALATHAEFSGDNGFNLQSLPTSALQGQVPLGRYELPRRSGEAHLYRLGHPLAEWLLAQAKKIHLPPARLRFDYAAYGARLATLENFRGTSGILQVRLLTVSALAQEEQHLLVAAIDRNGNILELDDPDKLLRIPAMVMATPIDLPDSPLLQHDLEQRKNALLREINDRNLSYFDQEVQKLDGWADDLKLGLEQEIKDIDREIKEVRRTAAIAPTLDEKLHWQKRQRELETKRSKSRRELFRRQDDIDEQRNELITELEDRLQQRVEEQVLFTIAWELV
- a CDS encoding putative DNA binding domain-containing protein translates to MNLTHLMQRIRLGEDSTLELKQIHIKDAGKNLEPHPDGLSDELAAMGNANGGLMVFGVDDKTRAVTGIPAEHLDRVETWLTAICTDRIKPPLEVVTHHIELPDTQGQLQAVIVVEVPRSLWVHQSANGYFKRIGHAKREMQPDMLARLFQQRSQARIVRFEEQVVPKASFDDLDALLLRRFLKPDQGDVITQLARLHLIDNRESEVLPTIAGVLLCTLDPTKWLRNAEILAVAHSGLRNDPNEQLDAQEIRGPLDRQILDAFHFVRRNMTTAARKPLGRVDYPQYHLGAVFEAIVNAVAHRDYSLHAQRIRLFMFADRLEIHSPGALPNTLSLESMSRLSVPRNEILASLFSRYYPVDEVGLGKSYLMDRRGFGVEMLLRESERLSGKLPKYESISDLELCLTIYAQALPTAETS